In Synergistetes bacterium HGW-Synergistetes-1, one genomic interval encodes:
- a CDS encoding hydrolase, producing MRVIDLSWPITDGMMVFPGDVPPTVKKGATMEENGWRTTLVSFSSHTGTHMDAPSHMVPDGKNLDQLPNETFFGFGLVVDVRGCAGRRIELADIKVTSSEISGADYLLFRTGWSEKWNTEEYMTGFPVLSPLSAEWLSEKKLKGVGFDALSADPVDSAANDIHRILLSSGLVIMENLRNLDKVGYRPFCMASLPISLEDQDGGPVRVMAVLDK from the coding sequence ATGAGAGTTATCGACCTCAGCTGGCCTATTACAGACGGCATGATGGTCTTTCCGGGCGACGTGCCGCCCACTGTCAAAAAGGGCGCCACGATGGAAGAAAACGGCTGGAGGACGACCCTGGTCTCTTTCAGCTCACACACAGGGACCCACATGGACGCGCCCTCACATATGGTACCGGACGGGAAAAACCTGGACCAACTGCCTAACGAGACCTTCTTTGGCTTTGGCCTGGTCGTGGACGTAAGAGGGTGCGCCGGAAGAAGGATAGAGCTTGCCGACATAAAGGTGACTTCCTCTGAGATCTCGGGCGCTGACTATCTTCTCTTCCGCACCGGATGGTCTGAAAAATGGAATACGGAAGAATACATGACCGGCTTTCCGGTCCTTTCTCCTCTATCCGCAGAATGGCTTTCAGAGAAAAAACTCAAGGGTGTAGGATTTGACGCCCTCTCAGCCGATCCTGTGGATTCAGCCGCAAACGACATCCACAGGATACTTCTGTCAAGCGGGCTCGTTATCATGGAAAACCTGAGAAATCTGGATAAGGTGGGATACAGGCCATTCTGTATGGCCTCCCTTCCCATTTCGCTGGAAGATCAGGACGGAGGCCCCGTAAGGGTAATGGCAGTTCTGGATAAATAG
- a CDS encoding spermidine synthase (catalyzes the formation of spermidine from putrescine and S-adenosylmethioninamine), producing MEYWYTEEHSENVRFSIRVDKQLYSAKSTFQRIDVFEAEEFGRFLTLDGLMMLTEKDEFIYHDMIVHVPMASNPDIKKVLVIGAGDGGTVRELTRYSTIEKIDMVEIDKMVVEACLEYMPQTSSKLSDPRVTIYYEDGLKFVRDKVNIYDLIIVDSTDPFGPGEGLFTKEFYGNCFKALTEEGILVNQHECPYYESYAMSMKRAHKRIREFFPVTRVYQAHIPTYPSGHWLFGFASKKKDPIKDLDTNRWNSLGIKTKYYNTDLHKGCFAIPTYVKELLDDADKE from the coding sequence ATGGAATACTGGTATACGGAAGAACATAGTGAAAACGTAAGGTTTTCCATCAGGGTAGATAAACAGCTCTATTCGGCGAAGAGCACATTCCAGAGAATTGACGTCTTTGAAGCCGAAGAGTTTGGCCGTTTCCTGACACTTGACGGGCTCATGATGCTTACGGAGAAGGACGAGTTCATATATCACGACATGATCGTCCATGTTCCGATGGCGTCGAACCCCGACATAAAGAAGGTCCTTGTTATAGGCGCCGGTGACGGTGGAACTGTCCGCGAGCTCACCAGATACAGTACGATCGAGAAAATAGACATGGTCGAGATAGATAAGATGGTCGTCGAGGCATGCCTTGAGTACATGCCCCAGACCTCATCCAAGCTCTCTGACCCAAGGGTCACCATATACTATGAGGACGGGCTGAAATTCGTTCGCGACAAGGTCAACATCTATGACCTGATAATAGTCGACAGCACAGACCCGTTCGGCCCGGGAGAAGGGCTCTTCACAAAAGAGTTTTACGGCAACTGCTTCAAGGCGCTGACAGAAGAGGGTATCCTCGTCAACCAGCACGAGTGCCCCTACTATGAGAGTTACGCAATGTCGATGAAGAGGGCCCACAAAAGGATCAGGGAATTCTTTCCTGTCACAAGGGTCTATCAGGCCCACATTCCCACATATCCGTCAGGCCATTGGCTTTTCGGCTTCGCATCCAAGAAAAAGGATCCGATTAAGGATCTTGATACGAACAGATGGAACAGCCTCGGCATAAAGACGAAGTATTACAACACGGACCTCCATAAGGGCTGCTTCGCGATACCGACCTACGTTAAGGAACTCCTTGATGACGCGGATAAAGAATAA
- the thrC gene encoding threonine synthase yields the protein MARPEILKCVLCGREYSPDPERYVCDSCGLDGTLDVLYDISNVKKKITKEAMSVNMDMSMWRYRDILPVLNDANMPDLAVGWTPLYENKRMASKYGVNKLYIKDDGRNPTASLKDRASAVGVAKAMDFGQKVVACASTGNAASSLSGFAAVSGLESYIFVPEKAPAAKVTQLLVYGANVVLVKGDYAKAFDLATAAIEKFGWYNRNCAINPYLVEGKKTCAMEIAEQLNWEVPDRVFISVGDGCCIGGLYKGFRDLLDLGLTGRMPKITGVQAEGSSPIYRAIIENSERVTFSPADTIADSISVGAPRNWAKALRAIRKSGGTAVTVSDSEILSAIPELARSSGVFGEPAGVTGFAGFRKMAMAGETGPDETIAVVVTGNGLKDIESAKRSVGQAFSCAPDLEEFSRLIALR from the coding sequence ATGGCAAGACCGGAGATCCTTAAATGTGTACTATGCGGAAGGGAGTACAGCCCTGATCCGGAAAGGTACGTCTGTGACAGCTGCGGACTCGACGGTACACTTGACGTGCTCTACGATATCAGCAATGTAAAGAAAAAAATTACCAAAGAGGCTATGTCCGTAAACATGGATATGTCCATGTGGAGATACAGAGATATATTGCCGGTACTGAACGACGCAAATATGCCTGATCTGGCAGTCGGATGGACCCCTCTTTATGAGAACAAAAGAATGGCATCGAAATACGGAGTTAATAAACTATATATCAAGGACGACGGACGAAACCCCACAGCATCCCTCAAGGACAGGGCAAGCGCGGTGGGCGTTGCAAAAGCCATGGATTTTGGGCAGAAAGTCGTCGCATGCGCATCAACGGGAAACGCCGCCAGCTCGCTTTCTGGTTTTGCCGCCGTATCAGGGCTCGAAAGCTACATCTTCGTACCTGAAAAAGCACCTGCGGCAAAGGTAACTCAGCTTCTCGTCTACGGGGCGAACGTTGTCCTTGTCAAAGGAGATTATGCGAAAGCCTTTGACCTTGCAACGGCAGCTATAGAAAAATTCGGCTGGTATAACAGAAACTGCGCGATCAATCCTTACCTTGTAGAGGGCAAAAAGACCTGCGCTATGGAGATCGCCGAACAGCTGAACTGGGAGGTCCCGGACAGGGTATTTATCTCGGTCGGGGACGGATGCTGCATAGGCGGACTATATAAAGGATTCAGGGACCTGCTCGACCTGGGGCTGACAGGCAGGATGCCGAAAATAACAGGAGTTCAGGCAGAGGGTTCCAGCCCTATTTACAGAGCAATAATCGAGAATTCGGAAAGGGTGACCTTCAGTCCTGCAGATACGATAGCGGACAGCATCTCGGTAGGCGCTCCGAGAAACTGGGCAAAAGCGCTCAGGGCCATAAGGAAGTCCGGGGGGACCGCCGTGACGGTAAGTGATTCGGAGATACTCTCCGCAATACCGGAACTTGCCCGATCCTCCGGGGTCTTCGGAGAACCCGCAGGCGTAACAGGCTTTGCAGGATTCCGCAAGATGGCCATGGCAGGAGAGACAGGCCCGGATGAAACGATCGCCGTAGTGGTTACCGGAAACGGACTCAAGGATATCGAGAGCGCGAAGAGATCCGTAGGACAGGCGTTCTCATGCGCTCCGGACTTAGAGGAATTTTCAAGACTTATCGCTTTACGATGA
- a CDS encoding glycyl-radical enzyme activating protein, which translates to MSTTGIIFDIKKYSIHDGPGTRTTVHMKGCPLSCWWCHNPESQSMTPMILFRSEKCIGCGACVRSCPNKAISATEGTLTTDLGLCDGCGICEDVCPSGARELCGRKYTVEQLMEHLRKDEIFFRDGGGVTFSGGEPLMQPGFVIEALKACGHEGFHRAIDTCGFVDKKVIIEAAKETDLFLYDLKHMDPKKHREYTGVDNSIILENLVALSEFGSKINIRFPFMPGLNSDDENVRATGEFISKLKGITGVNILPYHTVARGKHKRWNMDYKLPDLLPPTENQTRRAAGILESFGLNTHIGG; encoded by the coding sequence TTGAGTACAACTGGGATCATTTTTGACATAAAGAAATACTCCATACACGACGGCCCGGGAACACGCACAACGGTACATATGAAAGGATGCCCACTCTCCTGCTGGTGGTGCCACAACCCGGAAAGCCAGTCGATGACCCCTATGATCCTCTTCCGCAGTGAAAAGTGCATCGGGTGCGGAGCATGTGTCAGATCATGTCCCAACAAAGCAATATCAGCAACAGAAGGTACTTTGACAACAGACCTAGGACTCTGTGACGGATGCGGAATATGCGAAGATGTATGCCCTTCCGGTGCGCGGGAGCTTTGCGGCAGAAAATACACGGTTGAGCAGCTTATGGAACATCTCCGGAAAGACGAGATCTTTTTCAGGGACGGCGGCGGGGTAACTTTCTCGGGAGGAGAACCCCTCATGCAGCCCGGATTCGTCATAGAGGCACTCAAAGCCTGCGGACATGAAGGTTTTCACAGAGCGATAGATACCTGCGGATTCGTAGACAAAAAGGTGATCATCGAAGCTGCAAAGGAGACAGACCTTTTTCTGTATGATCTGAAACATATGGATCCGAAAAAACACAGGGAATACACCGGAGTGGACAACTCGATAATTCTTGAAAATCTTGTAGCCCTTTCTGAATTCGGATCAAAGATCAATATCAGGTTCCCGTTTATGCCGGGCCTCAACTCAGATGACGAGAATGTAAGGGCAACCGGTGAGTTCATCTCAAAGCTCAAAGGGATAACCGGAGTGAACATACTTCCCTACCACACAGTGGCCAGGGGAAAGCATAAGCGGTGGAACATGGATTACAAGCTTCCGGACCTCCTGCCTCCTACTGAAAACCAGACACGGAGGGCCGCTGGAATACTGGAAAGTTTTGGCTTGAACACACACATAGGCGGATAA
- the speB gene encoding agmatinase: MTRIKNNDPMVFIGCEGGYDEADLVIFGAPFDGTCSYRPGSRFAGSAIRNESYGIETYSPYLERDLTDLSVFDAGELDLPFGNTCEALERIEEAASEIVSDGKIPLMIGGEHLVTLGAVRAIVKKHPDLNIVHFDAHADLRDDYMGEKLSHATVIRRCHELIKGKIYQFGIRSMTREEDLWARENTVQRKYDFGTLDEVFDELMGKPVYITIDLDVLDPSIFPGTGTPEPGGVSFTDLISAVHSLKGLDVVGCDVNELAPHYDNSGVSTTVACKVIRELILSIV; this comes from the coding sequence ATGACGCGGATAAAGAATAACGACCCGATGGTCTTCATAGGGTGCGAAGGCGGTTATGACGAGGCGGATCTTGTCATATTCGGCGCCCCCTTTGACGGCACGTGCAGCTACAGGCCCGGCTCGAGATTTGCCGGGTCTGCTATCCGCAACGAATCATACGGCATAGAGACCTACTCTCCCTATCTTGAAAGAGATCTTACAGATCTCTCTGTCTTTGATGCGGGAGAACTGGACCTTCCCTTCGGCAACACCTGCGAAGCGCTTGAAAGGATCGAAGAGGCGGCATCAGAAATAGTCTCTGATGGGAAGATACCACTGATGATAGGCGGAGAGCATCTTGTCACCCTTGGAGCTGTCAGGGCCATTGTAAAAAAGCATCCAGACCTCAATATAGTACATTTTGATGCACACGCAGATCTCCGTGACGATTACATGGGAGAGAAACTTTCTCACGCGACAGTCATAAGGCGCTGCCATGAACTCATTAAAGGAAAAATATATCAGTTTGGCATCCGTTCGATGACAAGGGAAGAGGACCTCTGGGCCAGGGAGAACACCGTTCAAAGGAAGTACGATTTCGGGACCCTGGATGAAGTCTTTGATGAACTTATGGGAAAACCTGTCTACATCACGATAGATCTTGATGTACTTGACCCATCCATATTCCCTGGAACGGGGACTCCTGAGCCGGGCGGCGTATCTTTCACAGATCTGATATCAGCTGTCCATAGCTTGAAAGGACTTGATGTAGTCGGATGCGATGTGAACGAACTTGCCCCGCACTATGACAACAGCGGAGTCTCGACAACAGTTGCATGCAAAGTGATCAGGGAGCTTATCCTTTCGATAGTTTAA
- a CDS encoding formate C-acetyltransferase/glycerol dehydratase family glycyl radical enzyme, whose protein sequence is MNERIKRLRDESFEAHPSICIERAVLETEFYKENDNKYPMPVMRAMNFRYICQNKNIFIGKEELIVGERGSKPKSVSTFPELTCHSREDLEILNIRKQQNYTVDPEDINIYEEKVIPFWRGRCMRDKLFERMPEDWTKLYEAGTFTEFGEQRALGHTALDGLIYKNGMLDLKKQIAEARAKLDYLKDPEATAKDEQLQGMDISCDAVIIFAERHAELAEKMAAGESDPKRKAELLKIADVCRWVPANAPRDFWEAVQMYWFVHLGTITELNGWDAMSPGHLDQHLAPFYEKGVKTGTLDREAAKELLSCLWIKVNNTPAPPKVGVTAAESGTYNDFTNINLAGLKADGTDGSSEVTYICLEIFDELRLLQPQGNIQVSERTPDSVIRAAARVFRNGMGYPSVFNADMVIQEQMRVGKTLEDAREGGTSGCIETGAAGKEAYLLHGYLNIPKLLEYVLTNGVDMLTGKQVSIQTGDISEFRTFEDLYAAFDKQLNYTVETKIKVDNYLRYQYATKMAATFLSVVIRDCIQKGKDYYNGGPRYNSDYIQCTGIGTVTDSLSAIKKHVFDDKKYTLKQLVAAMEKNWEGEEEMRLTLRNKTPFFGNDDDYADDIMKRVYDSLFRTIDGRHSILGPTYHLNMLSTTCHNYFGQKLAASPNGRFSGMPESDGTSPSHGADINGPTAVVKSLAKMDQVKSGGTLLNQRFLPSVLAGEEGIEGVKNLIRSYFKLGGHHIQFNVVDEDTLRDAQEHPDNYRGLLVRVAGYSDYFVDLDTYQQEEIIARNAQEGF, encoded by the coding sequence ATGAATGAGCGCATCAAACGTCTCCGCGACGAAAGCTTTGAAGCACATCCCTCAATCTGCATTGAAAGAGCCGTTCTTGAGACTGAGTTCTACAAAGAGAACGACAACAAGTATCCTATGCCCGTTATGCGCGCCATGAACTTCAGGTATATCTGCCAGAATAAAAATATCTTCATCGGAAAAGAAGAGCTGATCGTAGGGGAGAGAGGCTCGAAACCAAAGTCTGTATCGACATTCCCTGAACTGACCTGCCATTCCAGGGAAGACCTTGAGATACTCAACATCAGAAAACAGCAGAACTATACAGTAGATCCTGAAGATATCAATATCTACGAAGAGAAAGTAATTCCCTTCTGGCGCGGCCGCTGCATGCGAGACAAGCTTTTTGAGCGCATGCCTGAGGACTGGACCAAGCTCTACGAAGCCGGAACTTTCACTGAATTCGGCGAACAGAGAGCCCTTGGACACACTGCCCTTGACGGACTTATCTACAAAAACGGCATGCTAGACCTAAAAAAACAGATAGCCGAAGCACGTGCAAAGCTGGACTACCTGAAAGATCCCGAAGCCACAGCAAAAGACGAACAGCTCCAGGGTATGGATATCTCCTGCGATGCAGTCATCATCTTCGCTGAAAGACATGCCGAGCTTGCCGAAAAGATGGCGGCCGGTGAGAGCGATCCCAAACGCAAGGCAGAACTTCTCAAGATAGCCGATGTCTGCAGATGGGTACCCGCAAACGCGCCGAGAGACTTCTGGGAAGCGGTCCAGATGTATTGGTTCGTGCACCTTGGCACAATAACGGAACTCAACGGCTGGGACGCTATGAGCCCCGGTCATCTTGACCAGCACCTCGCCCCGTTCTATGAGAAGGGTGTAAAAACCGGAACACTTGACAGAGAAGCGGCGAAAGAACTCCTCTCCTGCCTCTGGATCAAGGTCAACAACACCCCCGCACCTCCCAAGGTCGGTGTAACTGCAGCCGAAAGCGGGACCTACAACGACTTCACGAACATCAACCTGGCCGGACTTAAGGCTGACGGCACTGACGGATCGAGCGAAGTGACATACATCTGCCTCGAGATCTTTGACGAACTTCGCCTCCTGCAACCCCAGGGCAACATCCAGGTAAGCGAGCGCACGCCTGACAGCGTTATCCGTGCTGCAGCAAGGGTCTTCCGCAACGGCATGGGTTATCCTTCGGTCTTCAACGCCGACATGGTCATCCAGGAACAGATGCGTGTAGGCAAGACACTTGAAGATGCACGCGAAGGCGGCACAAGCGGATGCATCGAGACAGGAGCGGCTGGCAAAGAGGCATATCTGCTCCATGGATACCTCAATATTCCCAAGCTTCTTGAGTACGTACTTACAAACGGAGTCGACATGCTGACAGGCAAGCAGGTCAGCATCCAAACAGGCGACATCAGTGAGTTCAGAACCTTTGAAGATCTCTATGCTGCATTTGATAAACAGCTCAATTACACAGTAGAGACAAAGATCAAAGTAGACAACTACCTGCGCTACCAGTACGCAACTAAGATGGCAGCTACTTTCCTTTCTGTGGTTATACGGGACTGCATACAGAAAGGCAAAGACTATTACAACGGAGGACCACGCTATAACTCTGACTACATCCAGTGCACCGGCATAGGTACAGTCACAGACAGCCTTTCCGCAATAAAGAAGCATGTTTTCGACGATAAGAAGTATACCCTAAAACAGCTTGTTGCTGCGATGGAAAAGAACTGGGAAGGCGAAGAGGAGATGCGCCTTACCCTTCGCAACAAGACCCCCTTCTTCGGCAACGACGACGACTATGCTGATGACATTATGAAGAGAGTCTATGACAGCCTCTTCAGGACGATAGACGGCAGACACAGCATTCTTGGGCCGACATATCACCTTAACATGCTCAGTACTACATGCCACAACTACTTCGGCCAGAAGCTTGCCGCTTCTCCAAACGGACGTTTCTCAGGCATGCCTGAATCAGACGGCACGTCACCGAGCCATGGCGCTGACATCAACGGACCTACGGCAGTCGTTAAGTCACTGGCAAAAATGGATCAGGTAAAATCAGGCGGAACACTGCTCAACCAGCGTTTCCTCCCATCAGTACTTGCGGGAGAAGAAGGAATAGAGGGAGTCAAGAACCTTATCCGCTCCTACTTCAAACTCGGCGGGCACCATATCCAGTTCAACGTTGTGGACGAAGATACTCTCCGTGACGCTCAGGAACATCCTGATAACTACCGCGGACTCCTTGTCAGAGTCGCAGGCTACAGCGATTACTTCGTAGACCTCGACACTTACCAGCAGGAAGAGATAATCGCAAGGAACGCTCAGGAAGGTTTCTAA
- a CDS encoding GntR family transcriptional regulator, giving the protein MSSSNDSFFTIKSLREQVYDYLRFQMNDGKIRPGSFLNLNEISMELGMSRTPLRDALFQLETEGFVTIYPRRGVIVNTLTLEKIRNIYEILGGLESSVMVHIALRFRESDAEIMEKCNSQMRKALDQNNYSMFYEENLKFHNVYLNMSDNLEILQYIKIHKERLYDFPRNKTYVKEWELHSLEEHKALIELLRKGDFNGAAEYIRDVHWSFQVQERFIRKYYFAKHSELDVSEEA; this is encoded by the coding sequence ATGAGCAGCAGCAACGATTCTTTTTTTACTATCAAATCTCTCAGGGAGCAGGTTTACGACTACCTTCGTTTTCAGATGAACGATGGAAAGATCCGTCCCGGATCCTTCCTTAACCTGAACGAGATAAGCATGGAACTGGGAATGAGCAGGACTCCGCTAAGAGATGCCCTATTCCAGCTGGAAACAGAAGGATTTGTGACCATCTACCCAAGACGTGGAGTTATAGTAAATACGCTGACTCTGGAAAAGATCCGAAACATATATGAGATCCTCGGGGGACTAGAATCCTCGGTGATGGTCCACATAGCGCTCCGCTTTCGTGAAAGTGACGCTGAGATCATGGAAAAATGCAACTCTCAGATGAGGAAGGCTCTCGACCAGAACAACTATTCAATGTTTTATGAAGAAAATCTGAAGTTCCACAATGTTTATCTGAACATGTCTGACAATTTAGAAATACTGCAATACATAAAGATACACAAGGAAAGGCTTTACGATTTTCCAAGAAACAAGACCTACGTCAAGGAGTGGGAACTGCACTCCCTGGAGGAACACAAGGCTCTCATAGAGCTGCTTCGCAAAGGTGACTTCAACGGAGCGGCAGAATATATAAGGGACGTACACTGGTCGTTCCAGGTCCAGGAAAGATTTATCAGAAAATATTATTTCGCTAAACATTCTGAACTGGACGTATCTGAGGAGGCATAA
- a CDS encoding arginine decarboxylase, translating to MSMNRQNETPIYDALQEYIQNRIVSFDVPGHKQGKGHKALVDAFGQKCISMDLNSSKPLDNLTHPTGVIREAEILAAEAFRANQAFLITNGTTAAVQNMIFSCCRQNDKIIMPRNVHKSVINAMVICGAAPVYVNPGIEPELGISLGMSVSDVKMAVSEHPDAKAIFVNNPTYYGVCSDLREIVKIAHEAGMLALIDEAHGTHLYFGEDLPLSAMDAGADMSAVSIHKTGGSLTQSSMLLLGPGVDAETVRQIINLTQTTSGSYLLMASLDIARKNLFLHGKEIFERVCSLSEYARREVNKIPGLRAFGKEIINGETVFDFDRTKLSIHTREMGLAGIEVYDILRDEFGIQIEFGDIGNVLAIISVGDRELEIERLLGALAEIQRRFSRDPMNMLDHEYIDPQVAMTPQQAFHAKKKSVPIKESLGMISAELVMAYPPGIPILAPGERLTAEIIGYISYAKEKGCVMTGTKDMEMNNIETVEE from the coding sequence ATATCTATGAATAGGCAGAATGAGACTCCGATCTACGATGCGCTCCAGGAATATATACAAAACAGGATAGTCTCCTTTGATGTCCCCGGTCACAAACAGGGCAAGGGACATAAGGCTCTTGTTGATGCTTTTGGCCAGAAGTGCATCTCGATGGATCTCAACTCAAGCAAACCTCTTGACAACCTGACCCATCCTACCGGAGTCATCAGGGAGGCAGAGATCCTGGCAGCAGAGGCTTTCAGAGCGAACCAGGCATTCCTTATAACAAACGGTACGACTGCAGCAGTACAGAATATGATCTTTTCATGCTGCAGGCAGAACGACAAGATCATCATGCCGAGAAACGTCCATAAGAGCGTAATAAACGCAATGGTGATCTGCGGAGCTGCACCTGTCTACGTGAACCCCGGGATCGAACCGGAACTTGGGATAAGCCTGGGCATGTCAGTCAGCGATGTAAAAATGGCAGTATCGGAACATCCGGACGCAAAGGCTATATTTGTTAACAATCCAACCTATTACGGGGTCTGCAGTGACCTGAGAGAGATAGTCAAAATAGCCCATGAGGCAGGCATGCTCGCCCTTATCGACGAGGCACACGGAACACACCTCTACTTCGGTGAGGACCTCCCCCTTTCAGCGATGGACGCTGGAGCGGATATGTCAGCAGTCAGCATACACAAAACAGGGGGCTCCCTTACTCAGAGCTCTATGCTTTTGCTGGGCCCGGGAGTCGATGCCGAAACTGTAAGGCAGATAATAAACCTGACACAGACAACTAGCGGAAGCTATCTGCTCATGGCATCCCTCGACATTGCCAGAAAAAACCTCTTCCTCCACGGTAAAGAGATATTCGAAAGGGTATGTTCGCTCAGCGAATATGCGAGGAGAGAGGTAAACAAAATCCCCGGCCTCAGGGCCTTCGGAAAAGAGATAATCAACGGAGAGACAGTTTTTGATTTTGACAGGACCAAACTAAGCATACATACCCGTGAGATGGGTCTTGCAGGAATAGAAGTTTATGACATCCTAAGGGATGAATTCGGTATACAGATAGAATTTGGGGACATCGGCAACGTCCTGGCCATTATTTCAGTGGGTGACAGAGAACTTGAAATTGAGAGGCTCCTTGGAGCTCTGGCAGAGATACAGCGCCGCTTCAGCCGCGACCCGATGAACATGCTTGACCACGAGTATATTGATCCGCAGGTGGCGATGACTCCACAGCAGGCTTTCCACGCAAAGAAAAAAAGTGTTCCCATAAAGGAAAGCCTTGGAATGATCAGTGCGGAACTTGTAATGGCATACCCCCCGGGCATCCCGATACTTGCGCCCGGTGAGAGGCTGACAGCCGAGATAATCGGCTACATCAGCTACGCCAAGGAAAAGGGATGCGTCATGACCGGTACCAAGGACATGGAAATGAACAATATCGAGACAGTGGAGGAATAA
- a CDS encoding pyridoxal-5-phosphate-dependent protein subunit beta, with the protein MIDLTVHKEKLKNAVEVAKKRNVLIPTFKQMRDPEKYTPARIKEQLKTTGLWDVDPANLFRITWKNEPKKTGGLFGEVNTLEFPSEFTGVKARIIALCGKWFPTGAHKVGASFGCLVPRLVTGQFDPTCQKAVWPSTGNYCRGGAYNAQLLGCESIAILPEGMSKERFEWLRTVAGEIIATPGTESNVKEIYDEVARIRASRPEAVIFNQFDEMGNHLWHYYVTGSAMEEALKKIMGPKDRYAGVVVTSGSAGTTACGDYLKEIFPDSKVGVGEALQCPTLYLNGFGEHRIEGIGDKHIPWVHNVKNTDLVFAIDDNNCMAMIRLCNEPEGQEYLRSMGLSDEFISQLPLMGISGAANVAMAIKMAKYYELTENDVILTVLTDSMEMYTSRLEEMRAELGAYSPLRAAVDHQRFVLGMGIDGMMELNYYDRKRIHNLKYYTWVEQQGKTSEELNAQWYDPDYWKSVHRMADLIDEKIDEFNKMTGLGE; encoded by the coding sequence GTGATCGACCTTACAGTCCACAAAGAGAAACTTAAAAATGCAGTAGAGGTAGCTAAAAAAAGGAACGTCCTTATCCCTACCTTCAAACAGATGAGGGATCCAGAAAAATATACGCCTGCAAGGATAAAAGAACAACTTAAAACGACCGGCCTTTGGGACGTCGACCCTGCAAACCTCTTCCGGATCACATGGAAGAATGAGCCGAAAAAAACAGGGGGACTTTTCGGTGAGGTCAACACTCTGGAATTCCCCAGTGAGTTCACGGGAGTTAAGGCACGCATCATCGCGCTATGCGGCAAGTGGTTCCCCACAGGAGCCCATAAGGTCGGAGCAAGTTTCGGCTGCCTTGTCCCCCGTCTCGTAACCGGACAGTTCGACCCGACATGCCAGAAGGCCGTATGGCCCTCTACAGGCAACTACTGCCGCGGCGGAGCTTACAACGCCCAGCTTTTAGGGTGCGAGTCGATAGCGATACTGCCTGAGGGCATGAGCAAGGAGCGTTTCGAATGGCTCCGCACCGTCGCAGGCGAGATAATTGCCACCCCGGGCACAGAGAGCAACGTCAAGGAGATCTATGACGAGGTCGCAAGAATACGGGCGTCACGCCCCGAGGCAGTCATCTTCAACCAGTTCGACGAGATGGGCAACCACCTCTGGCATTACTATGTAACGGGAAGCGCCATGGAAGAGGCTTTGAAAAAAATAATGGGACCAAAAGATAGGTACGCCGGTGTGGTTGTTACATCGGGATCCGCAGGCACGACGGCATGCGGGGATTACCTCAAGGAGATATTCCCCGATAGCAAAGTCGGAGTGGGAGAGGCTCTCCAGTGTCCGACCCTTTACCTCAACGGCTTCGGTGAGCACCGCATAGAGGGCATAGGCGACAAGCACATCCCCTGGGTCCACAACGTAAAGAATACAGACCTCGTCTTCGCGATAGATGACAACAACTGCATGGCGATGATACGCCTCTGCAACGAACCGGAAGGGCAGGAATATCTCAGAAGCATGGGACTTTCAGATGAGTTCATATCACAGCTGCCTCTGATGGGCATCTCCGGCGCGGCAAACGTCGCAATGGCGATAAAGATGGCAAAGTACTACGAACTCACGGAGAACGACGTAATACTAACAGTCCTGACCGACTCGATGGAGATGTACACTTCGAGGCTCGAAGAGATGCGCGCTGAGCTTGGAGCATACTCGCCGCTTCGAGCCGCTGTCGACCATCAGAGATTCGTACTGGGGATGGGCATCGACGGGATGATGGAGCTGAACTACTACGACCGCAAGAGGATACACAACCTGAAGTACTACACATGGGTGGAGCAGCAGGGCAAGACGAGCGAAGAACTCAACGCCCAGTGGTACGACCCGGACTACTGGAAGAGCGTCCACCGTATGGCTGACCTTATCGATGAAAAGATCGATGAGTTCAACAAAATGACCGGACTGGGAGAATAG